From a region of the Bacillus marinisedimentorum genome:
- a CDS encoding homoserine dehydrogenase, whose protein sequence is MSTVNVALLGLGTVGTGVYETIKSHEEQLQGVIGKKVSVQAVLIKDASKKRDVAGDVLVTDRFEEILELGTIEVVLEATGGLEPAFTYLKQALQKGCHVITANKEMYAYHGEELEMIAAQHAVSVRFEATVAGGVPIIQTLQHLVNVNRVKKIQGILNGTSNFILTTMREEGLPFSEALKMAQHLGYAEADPTNDIEGYDAFYKLMILSRVSYGMQPVWNAVDRSGISFITSEQIRLASEVGLRFKHIAEIEYGPDGLKGTVKPVLVADTHPFYHIEGVDNAINIEGDIVGNITLQGPGAGKLPTASAMIEDLVQVVKNRQPITGPLHREVPAHAGGDDYPTWLLFSEHGFSHKDLAGFKSASLLHEKAVIVKAEAGKLESYFSAARPVAAYAVEGNIALESLPLASGLHYN, encoded by the coding sequence ATGAGTACAGTAAATGTAGCTTTATTAGGACTGGGAACAGTGGGAACTGGCGTTTATGAAACGATTAAATCACATGAGGAGCAGCTTCAAGGGGTAATCGGGAAAAAGGTCAGCGTACAGGCGGTGCTCATTAAAGATGCATCAAAAAAACGTGATGTTGCCGGAGATGTGCTCGTTACGGACCGGTTTGAAGAAATTTTGGAACTGGGTACGATTGAGGTTGTTCTGGAAGCCACCGGCGGCCTGGAACCGGCGTTCACTTATTTGAAACAGGCACTCCAGAAAGGCTGCCATGTGATAACGGCAAACAAGGAAATGTATGCTTATCACGGTGAAGAACTTGAGATGATTGCCGCACAGCATGCGGTTTCCGTACGATTCGAGGCGACTGTAGCCGGAGGGGTGCCGATCATCCAAACGCTTCAGCACCTGGTCAATGTGAATCGGGTAAAAAAGATCCAGGGTATCCTTAACGGTACATCGAATTTCATCCTGACAACGATGAGGGAGGAGGGGCTGCCGTTTTCTGAAGCGCTGAAAATGGCACAGCACCTTGGATATGCAGAAGCTGATCCGACAAATGACATCGAAGGCTATGATGCTTTTTATAAGCTGATGATTTTAAGCAGGGTGTCGTACGGTATGCAGCCCGTCTGGAATGCAGTAGATCGTTCCGGAATTTCATTCATTACAAGTGAACAAATCCGGCTCGCTTCTGAAGTCGGGCTGAGATTTAAGCATATTGCGGAAATTGAATACGGGCCAGATGGTTTGAAAGGAACGGTGAAACCTGTATTGGTTGCAGATACGCATCCGTTTTATCATATCGAAGGTGTTGACAACGCGATCAATATCGAAGGTGACATCGTAGGGAACATCACGCTGCAGGGACCTGGAGCAGGAAAATTGCCGACAGCAAGTGCGATGATTGAGGATCTCGTCCAGGTGGTGAAAAACCGCCAGCCAATCACCGGCCCGCTTCATAGAGAGGTACCTGCTCATGCAGGCGGTGATGACTATCCGACATGGCTTTTGTTCAGTGAACATGGCTTTTCACATAAAGATCTGGCCGGCTTTAAATCGGCAAGCCTGCTGCATGAAAAGGCTGTAATTGTAAAGGCGGAAGCCGGGAAGCTGGAATCCTATTTTTCCGCAGCCAGGCCAGTCGCCGCTTATGCTGTCGAGGGCAATATCGCGCTTGAATCCCTGCCGCTTGCCAGCGGACTGCATTATAACTAA
- a CDS encoding DMT family transporter has protein sequence MNWLFLIIGGMFEVIGVLGINLVNSKRSVSSYSVLLAGFLLSFLFLSKAMETIPMGTAYAVWTGIGTAGSALLGMAAFGESRNWKRLFFISLIICSVIGLKLISP, from the coding sequence TTGAACTGGCTTTTTCTCATCATCGGAGGCATGTTTGAAGTAATCGGTGTACTGGGTATCAATCTTGTTAACAGCAAGAGAAGTGTTTCCTCTTACTCCGTTTTGCTGGCAGGATTTTTATTAAGTTTCTTGTTTCTATCAAAAGCGATGGAAACCATCCCAATGGGAACGGCGTATGCTGTTTGGACCGGAATCGGAACAGCCGGAAGCGCACTTCTGGGAATGGCTGCATTTGGAGAATCAAGAAACTGGAAGAGGCTTTTCTTCATTAGCCTGATCATATGTTCAGTAATCGGCTTGAAATTGATTTCTCCATGA
- a CDS encoding DMT family transporter has protein sequence MKEQMLQELNGHMKNNHWMLVLLAGIFEVMWVIGLKHASGLLAWSATAIAIYASFYFLMAASSKLPTGTVYAIFTGIGTVGAVFSEIIFFNEPLNWIRMVLLAVLLIGIIGLKTVTDQTDEKGVESS, from the coding sequence ATGAAGGAACAGATGTTACAGGAGTTGAACGGACACATGAAAAATAACCACTGGATGCTCGTGCTGCTTGCCGGAATTTTTGAAGTTATGTGGGTCATCGGGCTAAAACATGCTTCCGGCTTGCTGGCATGGTCCGCAACCGCAATAGCGATTTACGCCAGTTTTTATTTCCTTATGGCGGCATCCAGCAAATTGCCGACTGGAACGGTTTATGCCATTTTCACCGGAATTGGGACAGTCGGCGCTGTTTTTTCTGAAATCATCTTTTTCAATGAACCCCTCAACTGGATCAGGATGGTCCTGCTGGCAGTACTCCTGATTGGAATCATCGGCTTGAAGACTGTCACGGATCAAACTGATGAGAAAGGGGTTGAAAGCAGTTGA